One Amphiprion ocellaris isolate individual 3 ecotype Okinawa chromosome 5, ASM2253959v1, whole genome shotgun sequence genomic region harbors:
- the LOC118469992 gene encoding N-lysine methyltransferase KMT5A-A-like, giving the protein MAMRPQRAKIKPKEEAKYFASLGKDKDGFEVQFINSYKGRGVFSRRYFQKGEFLIEYRGEIISKKEHENRLRLYHDALKVFMFEFRHDGKKLCIDAAKEDNSLGRLVNDDHISPNSKMKTIAVTGIPHLCLFALKDIKPGEEITYNYGDSDWPWRLKSSPEKERLCSEVLVNLRADNATQMTATEADCQNSAVAMTSDCLRQDEQVSGATVLNHAAGTLTSDSSCENTEQTATEALPKFCCGHDIRLPQTR; this is encoded by the exons ATGGCCATGAGGCCGCAAAgggcaaaaataaaaccaaaagaagaagcaaaatATTTTGCATCCCTGGGTAAAGACAAGGATGGATTTGAAGTGCAGTTTATTAATTCATACAAAG GTCGAGGAGTGTTCAGCAGGCGCTACTTTCAGAAAGGAGAGTTCCTCATAGAGTATCGTGGAGAAATAATAAGcaaaaaagaacatgaaaaccGCCTTAGACTGTACCATGACGCCCTCAAAGTGTTCATGTTTGAATTTCGCcatgatggaaaaaaattatg CATTGATGCAGCCAAAGAAGATAACTCCCTTGGGAGACTGGTGAACGATGACCACATCAGTccaaacagtaaaatgaaaacaatcgCAGTCACTGGAATACCGCATCTCTGTCTGTTCGCACTGAAGGATATCAAACCAGGAGAAGAGATAACGTACAACTACGGAGACTCTGACTGGCCTTGGAGGTTAAAG tCTAGCCCAGAGAAGGAGCGGCTCTGCTCTGAGGTTTTGGTCAACCTCAGAGCAGACAATGCAACACAGATG aCTGCAACGGAGGCAGATTGCCAAAATTCTGCTGTGGCCATGACATCAGACTGCCTCAGACAAGATGAACAg GTTTCAGGTGCCACAGTTCTTAATCATGCTGCTGGGACCTTAACATCTGATTCTTcctgtgaaaacactgaacag